The Larus michahellis chromosome 12, bLarMic1.1, whole genome shotgun sequence genome contains a region encoding:
- the FKBP1A gene encoding peptidyl-prolyl cis-trans isomerase FKBP1A, which produces MGVHVETIAPGDGRTFPKRGQTCVVHYTGMLEDGKKFDSSRDRNKPFKFVMGKQEVIRGWEEGVAQMSVGQRAKMTISPDYAYGSTGHPGIIPPNATLIFDVELMKLE; this is translated from the exons atgGGCGTGCATGTGGAGACCATCGCCCCCGGCGACG GGCGGACGTTCCCCAAACGCGGCCAGACCTGCGTGGTGCACTACACGG GTATGCTGGAGGATGGGAAGAAGTTTGATTCCTCCCGCGACAGGAACAAGCCGTTCAAGTTCGTGATGGGCAAGCAGGAGGTGATCCGCGGCTGGGAGGAAGGAGTCGCTCAG ATGAGCGTTGGTCAGCGGGCAAAGATGACCATCTCCCCAGATTACGCCTACGGCTCTACTGGCCACCCAGGGATCATCCCACCAAACGCCACTCTAATTTTTGACGTGGAGCTCATGAAATTGGAATGA